The sequence GGGGGTCATGGCTTGAGCAACGAAGTCAGAAGTTATGCTCAGGCGGGTGTGGATGTTGCAGCGCTCGCTGGCGGTCTGGGTAACCTGGTGGGACGCTTGGCCGAGACCAGCAGTTTTCCTCGTCGTGGCAAGCCGGTATTACCCAACGGTCTCTTTGCCAATGTTCTGGACCTCGGGACCGGTCAGGGCCTGGCCATCGGCACCGGGGGGGTCGGAACCAAGTTGTTGGTCGCGCACGCACTGCAGAAGTACGACACGGTTGGCATCGACCTGATCGCGACCAATGTGAACGATCTCCTCTGCGTCGGTGCAGAACCCATTGCGATGGTGGATTCGGTCGCGGTGCCGGATGCGGATGCCGACCTCCTGGAGCAGTTGGCGATTGGACTTGTCGAGGGCGCACGTCAGGCACGGATCAGTGTTCCCGGTGGCGAGATTGCTCAAGTGCGCGAGTTACTCGCGACGCACCCCCCGGATGGTCGGGCCGGAGTTGATCTGGTCGGAACAGCTGTGGGCATCGTGCCAATGGACCGTTTGGTTGTGGGCGAGGATGTTCAACCGGGAGACCTGGTAATCGGTCTGCCCTCCTCCGGCCTTCATGCCAATGGATATACACTGGCACGTAAGGTTCTTGCGACCGGCTATGGCGCTGAGGACTATGCGGAGCGACCCGACGAACTCGGCGGCTCGTCCATTGGCGAAGAATTACTCACGCCGGCCCGGGTCTATGTCCGTGAGGTGATGAGCGTGCTGGACGCAGGGGTGCCGATCAAGGCCATGGCGCATATTGCCGGCGATGGTTTGCTGAACCTCCTTCGGATCCAAAGCGAGGCTGTTGGTTTTGTGCTCGAGAGTCTTCCGGATCCCCCCGCCGTGATGCAACTGGTCGCGAGTCGCGGTGGCTTGGCTCCGGCGGAGATGTATCTCACCTTCAATATGGGT is a genomic window of Candidatus Binatia bacterium containing:
- the purM gene encoding phosphoribosylformylglycinamidine cyclo-ligase, which encodes MSNEVRSYAQAGVDVAALAGGLGNLVGRLAETSSFPRRGKPVLPNGLFANVLDLGTGQGLAIGTGGVGTKLLVAHALQKYDTVGIDLIATNVNDLLCVGAEPIAMVDSVAVPDADADLLEQLAIGLVEGARQARISVPGGEIAQVRELLATHPPDGRAGVDLVGTAVGIVPMDRLVVGEDVQPGDLVIGLPSSGLHANGYTLARKVLATGYGAEDYAERPDELGGSSIGEELLTPARVYVREVMSVLDAGVPIKAMAHIAGDGLLNLLRIQSEAVGFVLESLPDPPAVMQLVASRGGLAPAEMYLTFNMGIGFTFVVSEAQAGRTVEILREAGSEPMVLGRAVRDDCSGLSLPQHHLVGSGKEFRAV